The region ACACCTCTAGCACTTTTTTGCGTATTTCCTCTCATGGCGGCACACCTGGTACAATGTCCTCCCTCTTAAAGAGAATGTTTGTTTATAAGAGAGCTAGCTGGACAGGCGCCTGATTTGTTCGCCCAAGTAATTTGGCCTCTTTTTTCAATGATTAGCTATGGCGGCCATTGCTATGACATCATGATCCCTCATATAATGACCGGACAGCCCTTTGGCATGGTGTTATTTTAAGGGGTGGGAAGCGGGGGACAGGCTGACCTGTCGCTGTctgacgatgacgatgatgcTGCCGCTGCTCGTTTGGGAGGCGCGGCTTTGGGTTTCCGTGAGCGGGGTTTGGGTGCAGGTTTCTCTGTGGAAGGCAAATATACAAAGCAATcaagacatgctagcatgcatCCTCATACGTTTACAGTCACCATCATAAATTGAATCAATTATCCCCAAACATTGATGATCATTATAGCAATGGTGGCTTATGGCTTATTGTGGATCCTCCCACAGCAAATAACAACATGGACCCAACCAAAAGAAGGCAATACGATCCCTGTGGATGGCTGATGGGGTGTCATCTTCAACGGGGTGTTCTGTTTTTAAACACATGactgacaaaagaaaaaaagatggtgACAGGAATCTGTCAAACTTGCCTGGCGCTTTTTTGCGTGCCTGCGGCGCCTTCCGGGGAGGCGGGTCGGATTCTGATTCAGACTTGGAGCCAGACTGAGACTCAGAACCAGACACGGCCGGCCGAGGCTTCTCATCCTCCGAGTCGCTGTCTGCCGCTTTTTTCTCTGATGCAGATCCTGAGTCTGAATCTGAGTCGGATGAATCTTTCTGCTCCAAAAcgcaaaaacaatacatttactGAAATACCTAGGTAACTAGGTAGCTAGGTAACTTCACCCTGCAAAACCACACCCCATCTtcaacccgcaaggcatgctgggtaactttacAGTGCAAAATTATACTCAGATCTACAaactgcaaagcatgctggggaaGTTTCCGGTGCAAAATTATACTCACATCTACAAcgcacaaggcatgctgggtgaCCTTGCAGTGCTAAATTATATCCACATTCACAGCCGctaggcatgctgggtaaccttcTTGTGCAAGACTACATCCACATCTACAacccgcaagacatgctgggtaacctCACCATGCAAAACCACACTCACATCTACAACCCACAGGACATGAAGGGTAACCTCACGGTGCAAAATTATACCCACATCTACAAaccgcaagacatgctgggtaacctCACGGTGCAAAACCACACCTACATGTActacccacaaggcatgctgggtaacctccCTGTGCAAGACGATACCCACATTGACaagctgcaaggcatgctgggtaaccttgGGGACAAAACTCTACATCTACAGTACAATCTGCAAGGCATGCAGGGTAACCTTGTGGTGCAAAATTAGACCCACATTCACAGCCGctaggcatgctgggtaacctcaCTGTGCAAGACTACATCCACATTGACaagccgcaaggcatgctggctAACATCACAATTAAAAATTATACCAACATCTACAACccacaagacatgctgggtaacctCACCTTGCAAAACCACATCCACAACtacaacccgcaaggcatgcaggGTAACCTCACGGTGCAAGACAACACCCACATCTActacccacaaggcatgctgggtaaccctGTAGTGTTAAATTATACCCACATTCACAATCGctaggcatgctgggtaacctcaCTGTGCAAGACTATACCCACATTGACaagctgcaaggcatgctggatgCTGGGTAACTTTGGGGACAAAACTAAACATCTACAGTACAatctgcaaagcatgctgggtaaccttgTGGTGCAGAATTAGACCCATATTCACAgccgcaagacatgctgggtaacctCGCTGTTCAAGACTATACCCACATTGACaagctgcaaggcatgctggatgCTGGGTAACCTTGGGGACAAAACTTTACATCTACAGTACAatctgcaaggcatgctgggtaacattGTGGTGCAAAATTAGACCCACATTCACAGCCGCTAGAAATGCTGGGTAACCTCGCTCTTCAAGAATATACCCACATTGACaagccgcaaggcatgctgggtaaactTGTGGGAGTGACTCTTCTCCACATGCTGTAACCACTGCTGTAAGCCATGCGCACACGATTGAGACTGTCCCTGTCTGGGACATTTAGTGGCTTACAAACACAGAATATCATTTGCAATATCATTATTGTGATAGTTATTGATAGTTATCTAAAAATCATCATTACGTCATTCATGCCACGGTGTGATGGCGATCGAGCCTCACTGGCCAGTTAGTGTGGCCATGGGAAAGGTGTCGGCCATCATGCTAAGCAATACCTGAGTAAACTGACAATCACGTCCCCAAGATGAAGATAAATTGAAAAAAGTTGGTTTTGGTTCTTGTTTACCTTTTTCTTTCCTCTGCCTGCTGCTTTCTTTCCAGCTCGGCCGGCTGCTGTTTTCTTCTCGGGAGTGAAATCCTGCATCAGAAAAACACACGCTACATTTGCTGCCCGCGTCCCAACACCGCCACCATCCTGCCAGCTCACGCTGAAATCACCTGGTCGCTGTTCTTGCCAGAGTCCGACTCTGAGGGAGTGGCTTCCGACTCCGACTGGGATCCGCTCTCCTCGTCTCTGTCGCTGGACGAGCGGCGGGTCTTTTTCGGGGGAGGCGGCCGCTGAGAGATAACACGGACGCACTGAATGTGAGGTCATGCCACGTACCGTACGTACTGTATTGACAGACAGATTGAACAGACATtcatgaagaagaagatggagcaGGAAGGATCCATGTGGATACCCGGTCTGTGCTCGGATGACATATATGGATGTAACGTGGTTTAAATGGCAATTATGGTTTGCATTGATAATAGGAAATAAAGCATTGGAGTTTTCTTTCAGCACTTTTAAAAGATAAAGACGTCAGAGGTTGCTGGATAAAGCGTAGCATAGCGGATGGCAGCGGCCCAATGTGAGGAAAGACTTGGGCTTTTGCACAGAGGGAGCTGTTCTACATAAGTCGCTGGCTGTTTGGAGGATATCTCCAACCACCTACTATTTCACACAATCCACCAAagccacagatagattgcagtcctgtggggcACTGCACGGTCTGACCAAGACGGGGTCTGCGGATTTACACTTGCAAACCAGAAGATGGCGCCaaacaactttttccccaagcatgtcagagcttttcttcacGTCACTTACACATGGTACAAGTATCcgaacagttagcatgttagccagcAACAGAGGCGGGGTTGTGATGCTAATTGGAAGATAAACAAAGCTAAACAATTTACCTTCGTAGGCTGCGGCCTCCGcttcactcctcctcctcctcctcctcccccccttCCTCTGTCTTCACTGGCAGAATCAGAGTCCACTTCGCTTGCAGAGTCTGCCCTCCTGGGCACTGGGGCTtcttcgtcctcctcctcgtcatcaTCGCTTCCACCACCGGCCTTGTTGTCTTCGCTGTCAGATGAGCTGGCGGGCTGAGAAGGAAGAACCAAGTCAACCAAACGTCATTGAGGGGCCACGTCTCTCCCAAAGAGAGAAGCTTACCACAGGTGGAGCACTGTAGGAGGCGTGTGGATTGTTCTGAATCTCCCACAAGCCTTCATTGAAGCCTTTCCGTTTGTTGGGCTTCCCATAGCGCTCGCTGTACTTTTCATAGGCAAAAAGATCCTTGGCTGCCAGAAATGCACTGTGGAACAAAACAGTGGCTTTCATGTCGGACCTTTGGGGACATTGCACAATCTACTGGTCAAATGCACGTGCGTTATGGACAATTAAGCAAATTAGTAGATGACCTCATGTCCCACCTCCCTCCATCACGGTCAGATTGCAGCCCCAGCTCCCTTAAAAACTTCTTTCCCAGAAGTAGAAACCTACTATTTTCTCTTTCAACTCGGTCAATCGAGGTAAACAAAAATTGTGATAATTGTGGTACAAATTATCTTCAATAATCGATCTTGTGGGgcaacctcacagctaggagagcagggttcaattccaccatcgggcatctctgtgtggagtttgcatgttctccccgtgcatgcgtgggtttcctcccatattccaaaaacatgctagtttatcggcgactccaaattgtccataggtatgaatgtgagtgtgaatggttgtttgtctatatgtgccctgtgattggctggccaccagtccagggtgtaccccgcccccacccgaagacagctgggataggttccagcacccccacaaccctcattaggaaaagcggtagaaaatgaatgaatgaatcttgtcTGTTTTTCCATGAATTGTATACCACATAACCGTACAAAAATTATTGCAGAAGAATCATGTAAAACATTCAGCaggtgccccccgccccccacccatGTTGTGGCATCAAACAGTCGCTTAATGCTTACGTTTCATGAGTCCCAAAGAAGAAAATTGGAATTTTATTAGGTGGGGGTTTCACTGCTCCGTCAGCCACGTCTTCAATCTAGGAATAAACAAGACAACTCTGCATGTTTTCCATTTCAAAAGAAAGACAATAGCACACATAGCTGCTGCACTACTGGGCAGGAGGATGCTTGTTCAATCTTTACATCATTCCGGCATATGCTGGTGAAGAATTTCCAACAAGGTTGTTGTGCAAATATGTCGCACGTCACTTTAAAATGAACGTTAGCTTGGCTGATGGTGTACGCAGGCCGACATTGTGGCAtgcaaatgttcatttttttttttactaaattgcATACTtagaaaataagcaaataagaTCAACGCCACGTGAAGATATATACAATGTCAGAGTGTGTTCTATGCGTCCGTGTTAGGACGGTTGCAAGGAAGGATGCCTTCGCCTCTGCTGCTGCTAGCTAACTTACCCTGGCTGGCCAATGGGGGTACCCCTTCATTTTAGCGAAGACCAGGTCTCCCGGCTGGAAGTTGTGCGGCATGGTCCTGGTCCCGTCAGCAGCTTGgaatcaaaaatataaatatgtatgcaGCCTTTTGCGTGTCGCTCCCTGGCTGTAGTCGTCAGGTCGACACGAAACCTGAAAACGACGGAGCTAGCTAAGGAAGCTAATCGTGTACTATGCTAACGATACCGCGAGAAGATACAAGCAGGGTGAATGGACTGAAACCACGCGACTCACTTCCGGTGAGAGCTTGTAGAcatacttcaaaataaaaacacttctgATTTGGAGTGTAGCAGTatgaaagtaataataaatcacattgcatttaaaaataattttgcaaaaattgtgTGTCTTTTAATGGTAAGACATAAAATCGAACAACCACGAATACCTTCCATAACGACAGATGTACAGTCCTGGGTGGCGTGAATAGATATTTTTCTGCATTTCCCTTGtttttatgtaaatgtataactACAAGCTCTTAGTATTTCTACGAGCTTCCCGTCGACAGTATTTATAATTTTGTCCAGACTTTCTGTCCCACAGTACGTATAGTAATGACACAATGGACTTTCGGTGAGAGGTTGTTCTCTCgcttcaaaattaaaaaaattaagattgGCGTACAAACACAATTCTATGTATTCcttgtaaatataaacaaaaacggATTGATTTTTTCAAGTGTTCTTTAAATGCTTCAAAGCAAGTGATTACCATATATAAACAGACCAGTCTTAGTTTCAGTGATAAAACGGAAATAGACGCTTGCCATTTTATAACTCTTTCCATGGTCCTCCACTGATTGGTCACCAATTCAGAAAATTCCGCCTacgcttctctctctctcttccaatTGGTTGTTGGGGGCTCAGCGTCACATTCGCCCAATCACAGCTCCCAAAGTGAAAGGCAGCTTTTACGTCCTACGGATTCACCTCTAAAGAGCAGCCATGTTCCCCTCTTTCGCACACGTCCAGCGGTTAAACCACAGTCTCCGGACTGTGCTGCAAGTTGGCGTCAATTGTAAACTTGTAATAAACCCGTCCAGGATGGCCAGCTCAAATTTTCGAGTCGAACGGGACACGTTTGGCGAGCTCAAGGTCCCCTCTGACAAGTACTACGGCGCGCAGACTGTCAGATCCACCATGAACTTCAAGATAGGGGGACCAACTGAGCGAATGCCCCTCCAGGTCATCAGGGCTTTTGGTATCCTGAAGAAAGCGGCAGCTGTGGTGAACAAAGATTATGGACTCGACCCGAAGATAGCAGACGCCATTTGCCAGGCAGCGGATGAAGTTTCATCCGGCAAACTGGACGACCATTTCCCTCTGGTGGTGTGGCAGACCGGCTCTGGTACCCAAACCAACATGAACGTCAACGAGGTGATCAGTAACAGAGCTATTGAGATTCTGGGAGGGAGACTGGGTTCTAAAGATCCAGTCCACCCGAATGACCACGTCAATAAGAGCCAAAGTTCAAATGACACCTTCCCTACTGCTATGCACATTGCTGCAGCCACGGAGGTCCATCAAGTTCTGCTGCCTGGCCTGCAGACCCTGCATGATGCCTTGGCTGCAAAGGCGCAGGAGTTCAAAGATATCATCAAGATTGGCCGCACGCACACTCAGGATGCGGTGCCGCTATCGTTAGGACAGGAGTTTGGTGGATACGTGCAGCAGGTGAAGTACGGTATCCTGCGAGTGGAAGCCGCCATGCCCAGGGTGTATGAGCTGGCAGCCGGAGGCACCGCTGTCGGGACAGGACTCAACACCCGCATCGGATTTGCGGAAAAGATCGCCTCCACCGTCTCCTCCCTCACCGGGCTGCCGTTCATCACGGCCACCAATAAGTTCGAAGCCCTGGCGGCCCACGACGCCTTAGTGGAGCTGAGCGGAGCCTTGAACACAACAGCCGTCAGCATGATGAAGATCGCCAACGACATCCGCTTCCTGGGCTCGGGGCCGCGCTCCGGGCTGGGAGAGCTCATCTTACCCGAGAATGAGCCCGGGAGCAGCATCATGCCGGGGAAGGTGAATCCCACCCAGTGTGAGGCCATGACTATGGTGGCCGCCCAGGTCATGGGGAATCATGTGGCGGTGACCATCGGTGGCAGCAACGGCCACTTCGAGCTCAACGTCTTCAAGCCCATGATGGTGAAGAACGTGCTGAACTCGGCAAGGCTGCTGGGCGACGCCTGCGTGTCCTTCACCAACAACTGCGTGGTGGGCATCCAGGCCAACACTGAGAGGATCGACAAGCTGATGAACGAGTCGCTGATGCTAGTCACCGCCCTCAACCCGCACATCGGCTACGACAAAGCGGCCACCATCGCCAAGACGGCACACAAGAAAGGCTCCACGCTGAAAGCGACGGCCGTGGAGCTGGGATACCTCACGGAGGAGCAGTTTGACCAGTGGGTGAAGCCCAGCGACATGCTTGGACCAAAGTGAACTCTTCCTGTGACGTCACATACGGGTGTGGAACTATCATGACTTTGGGGAATGGAACCAATGACCGCGCGGTTCTAGACTGTCTGCCCGCTAATAAAAAATCCAGAAGTGGTCATGAAGCAGTGACACAAACGCAGTTTATTGGGTTTGCCATCATGTGCCATCATTGTTTCCAAATAGGACTGTGGTTTGTCCATTAAAAAAGCAACACCATCATGTCTTCCTCATTCTTTCATATCAAAAAGTGAATACATTAAACAAGCACAACATAACCTTCCAAGACAAAACATACGGAGAATCATTTggtccagctgactttgggaatATCATAATGCTCGGTCAAGTTGTCCAGGTGGCGATTAAAGTCCTGCAGAATAAGAACGGACAGGTTAGTCTATGCAGGCACTGTTTCTTCACAGCATGCTCCAAGACAATACAGTAGATCCAGGAGGACTACTTTTGGACACAAACACCAGGGCGTTTCTGGTCCCTATTATTGACACCGGCCCTATCAGGTCATGAGACATTTATTTTGTCCCCCCTCCCAAGCTGCCTCCTCCCTTGGCGTTGACATTCTCATCCGA is a window of Doryrhamphus excisus isolate RoL2022-K1 chromosome 5, RoL_Dexc_1.0, whole genome shotgun sequence DNA encoding:
- the fh gene encoding fumarate hydratase, mitochondrial, coding for MFPSFAHVQRLNHSLRTVLQVGVNCKLVINPSRMASSNFRVERDTFGELKVPSDKYYGAQTVRSTMNFKIGGPTERMPLQVIRAFGILKKAAAVVNKDYGLDPKIADAICQAADEVSSGKLDDHFPLVVWQTGSGTQTNMNVNEVISNRAIEILGGRLGSKDPVHPNDHVNKSQSSNDTFPTAMHIAAATEVHQVLLPGLQTLHDALAAKAQEFKDIIKIGRTHTQDAVPLSLGQEFGGYVQQVKYGILRVEAAMPRVYELAAGGTAVGTGLNTRIGFAEKIASTVSSLTGLPFITATNKFEALAAHDALVELSGALNTTAVSMMKIANDIRFLGSGPRSGLGELILPENEPGSSIMPGKVNPTQCEAMTMVAAQVMGNHVAVTIGGSNGHFELNVFKPMMVKNVLNSARLLGDACVSFTNNCVVGIQANTERIDKLMNESLMLVTALNPHIGYDKAATIAKTAHKKGSTLKATAVELGYLTEEQFDQWVKPSDMLGPK